The sequence TGGAGAGGTTGTTGAAGGATTTGCAGCATTTTCTGAAGAGAGTAatcaagagaaagagagatagacAGTTGAAAATATGCTTTGGCATTGTTCCACATTATAGAAATAGTTTGCATCCTGCTCTGAATTAAGATTCAGAGTTTTGGCTCTGCTCTCGAATGCAGCGATGGAAAGCCCCTCTCTGACTGGGATTAATGGCGTTAGTGTTTGTGCAATCACGTATAGCGAGTCGTTAGTGAGGGTCATTGCTATTAgattcattaaaagtaatgatgTATAGAAATGATAGCATGGGAAAATCCATTTTCCCACTCTTTTGGTGACTAAACACTGACCTCAAGAACAGAAATGCACGAGAAACCAATTTAAGAACATTTAGAGTAGCTGAGTAGACGATATAAAAACTGCATTGATTAAAATGATGTTTTAGGAGGTAAAAAGTTACAACTGTatgtcagtttttcttttttttttttaatgattttagtgATAATGATTTATTTGATTCTGCTTTTCTTCAGTTTGATTCTGCTATTCTGTTTTGTCATTTCTTCTTTCACTCGAAAGAACTTCTGGAGCAAGATACAATCTTTTGTTTCTCCTGACAACAGCAATAGCCAAAAATAAATCAGCATGATCTCATCTGTAATCATAGTTACCACATTAAAGTATTGATAGCATCAACTAAAACTACAGCATTTTGTGTATGAACAACTTTAGAGAAGTACAAATGTGTATGAATCCTTTTAGGTTCATAGAATAGTGAGTTCATTGGTTTAATAGGTTGATTTTGTAGTGTTTAATCAGTGGcattaaataaacatgtttaattCCATCACATTTATTTATCATATTTGCCTAATTTAACACGATAGCGGTTTCATTCTGTTCTGTGATTCTCATTTCAAAGATTACATCACATaaaccaatgttcaatttttttaatctataaTAGTATATTGTAACAAAAATGACtgtcactgaacttttttttctgaatatgTTTTATTGTTAAGAAGAGGGTGAAGTTAGAGGCTCAAAATATCTGTATAATAAGGATttgaataatacaaatataaaatattcataaagattttttacatttctcaGGCTGTGCATAAGTAAATACCTGTATGTTTTAGATGCAGTCAGTATGTCCATATATGTTTCAGTGTAATGTATACCCAAACATTACATATGAATCCCTGAATGCTGATGAGATCACACTGAATaaacaacacacaaacacaaaatccAAAATACATTAGGTATCACATAACATGTTTTTTCGTAGCTTTACAACCTGAATAGCGCTCTTGACTCTTGAGTCAATACAGCCATTATTTTACACAGTGGGACTTGTGGAGTGGAGGGGGTTGTTTTAGGGGTTTCAGTCGGAGACTGCTTTCCTGTCCTGGATAGTAAGAGCTCTGGCCCCAAGGGGTGTAAGGGGAGGGTACACAAATACTCTGACATTTCACTCACCCCAGTGTTAATCAGACTTTCTCCTCACTCTCTTAACCAGGGCCAGACTTAATACAGCATCTTGCATCAAAGCCACTCTGCTTCTTCATGTGTGTTCTGTTAGAACTAGGGCTCATATAGACTTTTAACTATGAACAAGAACCTGTTTTGTGCTTTAAACTCTAAGGAATGGTTTACCGAACAAAGGATGTTCTGGTCTAGAGTTTACTACTGTTTGTAAAAAATATGCCAACAGGGTTTAATCTCTGTGGAAACCTGGCCAAAGGGAGTAAATTGCATTTTGGACAAAGTTAAATTGTTTGGCAGAGATTATTGTTCCACGTATTTTGTATTGGATGAGAATCCACTGTAAGACTAATGTTATGGCTTGAATAGTATATTAAGAAAAAAGGATACAGGTGTCATAATCCCAAAGATACAAGTTGATATTGGTAAGGAGGACAGTGTTTATATCTGTGCAAATTTGTTCTGCCATTCAAGCATTCAGATTATGTCAGCCTTTCATCTGAATCAAAAGATCTCCAGATGCTGTAATACTTAAACACAGACGTTACGCACAGTGTCTGAACATGATATATGTGTGTCTGAATGCTTGTGTATGTAGAAGTAGCTCCTGACCCAGAAATGTATCTTTGGGATGACCGCTTCTGCTGAATTGGATTTGAGACGTATGGTTCAGGGAGAGGACTTTCCATAAGTGCTCTCAAAGACTGAATTATGGCATGTAAATATGTCAAACACAGATGCATAAGACTATACATCCTGCACCAAAATTCTTGTTTCCAGACACAGCTGGGAATGTTGATTGGTCAggtcattgtaaaaaaaaaaaaaaattctgttattaattattcaccctcttGTTGTtctaagactttcgttcattttcggaacagaaatgaagatatttgtaataaaatctgagcgatttctgtccctctgttgacagctatgcaactaccacttagatgcctcaaaaagttcataagagatcataaaactaatccatgttAATCGACCGGTTTTGTCCAAATGTTCTGAAGACAATGTGACAAGCAAGGCGGGGCCAGAGCCGTGAGAGAACACCGCGAGGCCGATGGCGTGATTGCTAAGGAGCGTCACCTGCGCACTGCATCGGTCTCGTATCTCTCACTATTTTacgttttgttgtttgtttattttatatattaaagttaCGTTGAAAGTTCGCCGGttccctcctcctccttccaAAGAACTGTTACAGAGACgcaatcgctttatatgatgaactgatttaatttaggcttttattgatatataattcatatggattagttttacgatctctttatgaactttttgaagcgtcaaagtggtagttgcgtagctgtcaatggagggacagaaatctctcagattttattacaaatgtcttaatttgtgttccgaagatgaacaaaagtcttacaggtttgaatTACAGGTTtgaaaagacatgagggtgagtaaatgatgacataattttcattttgggtgaactaaccctttaagggtgtgtttacacttgtagttcagttcttttggttcttttggtctggaccaaaataagaaataagaaaatgatacatttagcCCCGGATTGCATAGCATTCACactgtaatttttaaaacagaacctaaagatatatatatatatatatatatatatatatatatatacaccccctttgaaaagtaacattttaaacaatatctcaatgaacacaaaaccaatTTCTAAAATGTTAACAAGACTATGTTTTATGTAACATccgtttaacttataacatgaaagtaaggttaattatataacttagagaactaAATTATTctgttttactcaaattagggtgaagCAAAAaagagtacaccccactgaaagtctctggagcaaagccaaattttagactacaaatatctaatttaacaagaattcaaccacaggtgagtctaattattcattacactggtgaccagcagacagttgactataaaagggtgttaaaaccccttcccatttcatgctgtcagcaatggcaccacatggaagagaaatatcacaagaaacataaaataatttctttacaccagaaaggtgaaggccacaagaagatcagcaaagctttacttattattcagaatactgtagaaaagtggtacaaaaatttgaaaaaatatgaaactgcaaccatctcacagagacgtccaggtcatccacggaagttaacacctcgacatgagcgtcttctgatgagaagggttgaagaaaattggcatgcaagttcactgcagttatctaaagaagtagaaaccCAAACTGGGGTggctatttcccgtgacacaatacgaCGTACATTGCAGAGGAATTGCaggcatgtttttgcttttgcataatagtttttgttgtggggtgtacgcatttttgcatcaccctaatttgagtaaaactgaaaaatgtgttatattaaacttagtcttgtcaacattttggaaattgtttttgtgttcattaagatattgtttaaaatgttacttttcaaagggggtgtactcatttacgctcactgtaaacccgaataagttgggctaactcaaaaaatttgaggtaatCGGTTACATCAATTTTGTTCCCAATTTTAAATAAGCAGAACTACCAAGTTTTGACTTTGTACTACTCATGTGtgttaattgctcctaacttgaagtactgagttagcgaactcatacattttaataaaaaattaacattaactaaatattttattaacttaaataaattaacttgagttcttgcaaattaaatgttatttacttcactgtaaacaCAAATGagaaaattcagaaaatgccaacttgctaattgtctaacatgttaacaattgCATAGTATAGACCTttctgaatgagtacagcatCTTAAAACATGTGAGTTACCTGCTCTCATACAAAgcagggtaacactttattttatactgccacagttacacgttactacatgtacttactataataataacagtaaattatgcataattacaagtaactaaccttgaacctaaccctaactgtaactctatagtaagtacatgcagttaattaatagtactcagtacttatttgagtaattacaatgtaactacggcactgtaaaataaagtgtaacccaaagCAGCAtgcaccgcttgtcaccatgatggtaactttccaaaaacccacattaacagaaactcttctaaattagcataacaaaacactaatcactactaaatctcccttaccattaatcttgcacacacacacacacaaaaaaacattatataacacttaattttagcatttacgcTCCCTTTCGAGTGCCGTGGGCAGGGCATggtgggaaatagaaatcccactccagtttcagttaaacttaagttagtctaaattaaaaaaaattagttcatacaattcaaaacaataaaacagttcagtttacttgaaatatgtcagtgctgtgaactcacaagaaaaagaaagttctaaatactcataacaatccaactgaattaatttgtttaatttaagtttattctactcaaaccaattaagtattttgagcattagggtttacagtgctgatcattttatatatatatatatatatatatggagagagagagagaacttactgaacatccaaaacaatgctgtgtgctcgGCTAAATGTGCTACTTGCATGTACAGTACGTACTTTTGAGGGGTGGCGGGAGCAGCTTGAGACCTGAAAACAATATCAAGAACAAGGGCTCTTGAGGGAGGAAAAGAGCTAATGTGATTTACAGGTTGTGGGTGTTCCAGGaaacaaaaaaatgcaaatgaataataattaaaaaaaaaaaaaccctgaggATCTTCTGTGCTTGCTTCACCTCAGTGTACTTGGGAAATGGGGTTGTGAGATGAAGGTATATCAACACTGACTGTGAGATGAAAAGAAAATAGAGTGGTATTAAATTTagtaaatggcaaaaaaaaaaagtatgagttaaataaattgtttaaatcaTGTACCCCATTTCTAGAAATGTAACCTTCAGGTTGGTttcatatatgtaaaaaaaaccctgcatttTTCTCACTATTATCAGGACTTTCAAGGCTGGTGCGTTCTCAAATATTGTAACAAAAGCTTCTTGGACGTGCTTTCTTCTCTTGATTCTTggattttaatttgtttttcattttgctaAAGACTGTCTGGTTCGTACTAAAGTGTAGCTATTACACAGATCCAGGATTGTATTTTTCACTGAGTGTTTCCATGGTAATGATTGAGATGTTCTTGTTCTTGTAGAACATCTGCAGTGTGTAAACAGATTTGTCCAAGCTCTAGGATTGTCACAAGTATTTTGTCTCTGTTTACTAACAGTGAAATTTGCATTGTAGATGTGTATCATTGTGCATGTGCACTCAAATAAAATCCACAGATTACAGATCATTTAACCTTTAGACACCTCTCCAAAAAGTTATGATGTGaaatatttgcttttaatgATCACCAAAACATGAGAAAAAATTGCTTGGTTTAAGGTTATTTCAAGTTTTATGAGTCTTTATCCATAAAAGACAAGTAAATAAACTCCCAGAAACACTGATACACCATGCCCACTTCAGTACATAAAGAAGTTATCTAATATAATCGGTTGTGCTTCATCTGTATTTCATTCACAAGAGTGAATTTTTAATGATCTTTTAGAAATCCAGCCATTTCCTCCCCTGGCTGTTCCTGTGTAACCCCCACACAGAGCTTTATCCCCATTGCGACCATATACAGACTGAGACCCCACCTCAGTTTTTCCCCCTCTTTGTTTTCTTAACAAAACTAGATCTGCTTTTGTTCCTTACGATTGTGGGTACTTTAACCTCTAGCATAACTAGGTCTATTATTGTTCCGGTGCACAGTGATTGTTGATGTTGCAGGGTTTTCACTGGCAGACTTCAGGTAATTTGAGTTTTTCTATGCTCAGTAGTCAGGTATGAACTTGTTTCATTCATCAAGGTTTCTAAAAATTGTACATTTGCACATTAACATTCATTGAAGATtgtatatttacattatatattcaCATAACAATGTCCATTAGACATTTTGAAACctatataaatgcatatttttcattacaacaaaatattatgaaaaaatacttgatagctttttttttgctataacaATTTGTTCATCTAATACAATGTATTAGTACAATGaagttacatattttatttggatATTAACATTTGtctgtcttttgtttttataggACAGTTTTTAGAGAGGTGGGGAACATTTggaaaaaaggggaaaaaatgcttAAGAGCACAATAGCTTTTACATGGCATGATAACACATTACAGCACCGCAGCTCAAATAGAACCAAGGAGAGACCAAATTCCCAGAAAGATATCAGAAAACAATATGAAAATGAGGAAAGATTGAGAATATGGAAGAAAAGCTGGAATATGGAAGTGCTGAGAGATGTGAGTGGGACTATTTCAGCAAATTTCTCTagtttttgtttgctttttacaTTGGTAAAATATAAGCATTAGAGTTTGTCATAACTTATCCTGCATTCAGAGTTTGGTGGGGTGGAGAAACACATGGGGCTGCAGGGGGTGGTGCAGGGGCAGAGTCCCAAACCATTTCCATACACGCTCTTATGAGAAACATACGTTACATTCTAGAGAAAAGGCACAGAGACTGCTGCACTTCCCCCCAATCcccccaaaacacacacacacattggtcCTGCCTGTGCCAAAAACATCTTTTTCGTCTCTCCCCCTTTTCTTCAGTCACTCCTACCATTCTTCCATCTCTCCAACCCTccctttccctctctctctctctctctctctctctctctcttgctggaacgTCAAGGGTGAGATTGTAAGGACTCAGTTTAGGCACATATCTGCACTAGACAGGACAGAGAAAGGAAGGTGGAGagagaggaaagagagaagggaAAAGTTTATTACAAGTTCAAGAAAAATGTATCTAGGGCATTAAAGAGTATTCTAGCATATTGAAAGCCACTTAAAAAAGTGAAAGAGAATACAAAAGAAAATAGAGTAGGTGTGAGGTATGGACTGTCCGGTTCTGTGTATTATTCTGCTGCCCTCACTACTGTGCCTCTACAGTGTGCAGACTCTGGACTTGAGAGAACGGGATGCGCTCTGCAGTGAGGATGGGTGCTATGTGCTCTACTTTCAGCGCAAGATCTTCCTGGAAGCCTGGCGGAACTGCAAGGAACAAGGTGGGAACCTGGTCACCATCAGGCATCCAAAGGAAGCAGAAAAGGTGAAGGAGCTCTTCTCCAATGTGGAACTGAGACCGCACCACAGAGGCAAGGCAAATATCTGGATTGGCCTTCAGAGACTACCCCGACAATGTTCTCCAACCCGGCCCTTGCGTGGCTTCTCGTGGGTCACTGGAGATCAGGACACCCAGTACACAAACTGGCTAGAAGAGGACTCGGCCAGTACTTGCTCTTCCCCACGATGTGTGGCGATGCCCTACAGCATTGCAGCTCATGAGCAAGGGAATAATCTAAAATGGAAGGACGGATCTTGTTCGATTTCAGTGGATGGCTACCTGTGCAGGTACAACTTCCGAGGCATGTGTAAAGCTATTGCTAGTGAGGGTGGTGGGAATACGCTTTATAATACCCCTTTTAACCTGCTGAGTACCCTCTTAACGCATGTCCCATTTGGAGCAGTGGCAACTGTACCATGTCCTACTATAGATGACCAGTCAATTCTGTGCACAATGAAGGATGATGGAACTGTAGGTTGGAACAGGGATCCACCTTTTTGCTCTGATGTGACTAAGACAAGCTGGTGCGATAAGGACAACGGAGGTTGCCATCACTTATGCATTGAAGATGACTCACATAACTACTGCGATTGCAATGAGGGCTTTCTCCTGGCTGAGGATGGAGTAAGCTGCTTTCCATCTGACCCTTGCAATGGGGCTCCATGTGAGTTTGAGTGCTTGCCTGTGATGGACGGCTACCGCTGCGCTTGTCCTGATGGCTACATGCTGGCACCTGATGAACGAGGCTGTGTAGACGTCGACGAATGCCTACAGAGTCCCTGTGAGCATATCTGTGTAAATGCACCTGGAACCTTTGAGTGTCGCTGCCGGGATGGATACCGCCAAGATGAAGAGGGTGCCTGTGAAGATGTGGATGAGTGTCTGGATGACCCGTGTGAACATGCTTGTGAAAACACATTGGGTTCCCATATTTGCCACTGCCATCTTGGTTTTGCCCCTTTGCAAGA is a genomic window of Megalobrama amblycephala isolate DHTTF-2021 linkage group LG3, ASM1881202v1, whole genome shotgun sequence containing:
- the cd248a gene encoding CD248 molecule, endosialin a — protein: MDCPVLCIILLPSLLCLYSVQTLDLRERDALCSEDGCYVLYFQRKIFLEAWRNCKEQGGNLVTIRHPKEAEKVKELFSNVELRPHHRGKANIWIGLQRLPRQCSPTRPLRGFSWVTGDQDTQYTNWLEEDSASTCSSPRCVAMPYSIAAHEQGNNLKWKDGSCSISVDGYLCRYNFRGMCKAIASEGGGNTLYNTPFNLLSTLLTHVPFGAVATVPCPTIDDQSILCTMKDDGTVGWNRDPPFCSDVTKTSWCDKDNGGCHHLCIEDDSHNYCDCNEGFLLAEDGVSCFPSDPCNGAPCEFECLPVMDGYRCACPDGYMLAPDERGCVDVDECLQSPCEHICVNAPGTFECRCRDGYRQDEEGACEDVDECLDDPCEHACENTLGSHICHCHLGFAPLQEDQSRCHDVDECQIEGTCEQMCINYEGGFECYCEEGYNLQSDQYSCRPIGEDLETSTTTVSNPLVTSKPIWELEDPVYPWHPPSEPDWGIPLSWQTELPNVETVPTDLIWTTEVEPETTTPTENSPNVINVNDLRPEQPVLNAFFPPTIPTPIPDYYEDESTTVPTDLPSSTASGGAWNWLWFSSTQTKPETQETAKNPLDFPGDYESSDQDHDNNDKYDYESVTFGPGQQTSTLLPMQSRGIEEVILDGDNNSEQSQGTSWLLVGLLVPLCIFIVVMVVLGIIYCTRYTVKPQNKNTSDCYHWIAGAGDKAAADISGGGNKSHV